The following coding sequences are from one Mycolicibacterium aichiense window:
- the lipA gene encoding lipoyl synthase — protein sequence MTVTPEGRKLLRLEVRNAETPIERKPPWIKTRARMGPEYTALKSLVRREGLHTVCEEAGCPNIFECWEDREATFLIGGEQCTRRCDFCQIDTGKPAELDRDEPRRVAESVAAMGLRYATVTGVARDDLPDGGAWLYAETVRAIKELNPATGVELLAPDFNGEPALLREVFDSRPEVFAHNVETVPRIFKRIRPAFRYQRSLDVLTAARAAGLVTKSNLILGMGETIDEVHTALADLHGAGCDIVTITQYLRPSVRHHPVERWVKPEEFVELAAYAEGLGFAGVLSGPLVRSSYRAGRLYQQAAAAHKLAR from the coding sequence GTGACAGTCACTCCGGAAGGCCGCAAGCTGCTGCGCCTGGAGGTCCGCAATGCCGAGACCCCGATCGAGCGTAAGCCGCCGTGGATCAAGACCCGTGCGCGCATGGGTCCGGAGTACACCGCGCTGAAGAGCCTCGTGCGCCGCGAAGGGCTGCACACCGTATGCGAGGAAGCGGGCTGTCCCAACATCTTCGAGTGCTGGGAAGACCGCGAAGCGACGTTCCTGATCGGCGGTGAGCAGTGCACCCGCCGCTGCGATTTCTGCCAGATCGACACCGGCAAGCCCGCTGAACTGGATCGCGACGAGCCGCGCCGGGTGGCCGAGAGCGTGGCCGCGATGGGGTTGCGCTACGCGACGGTGACGGGCGTGGCCCGCGACGACCTGCCCGACGGCGGGGCGTGGCTGTACGCCGAGACGGTGCGCGCCATCAAAGAGCTCAACCCGGCCACCGGCGTCGAACTACTGGCCCCGGACTTCAACGGCGAGCCCGCCTTGCTGCGTGAGGTGTTCGATTCGCGCCCAGAAGTGTTCGCGCACAACGTGGAAACGGTGCCACGGATCTTCAAGAGGATCCGCCCGGCGTTCCGCTACCAGCGCAGCCTCGATGTGTTGACGGCTGCCCGCGCAGCGGGGCTGGTCACCAAGAGCAACCTGATCCTCGGCATGGGCGAAACCATCGACGAGGTGCACACCGCGCTGGCCGACCTGCACGGCGCGGGCTGCGACATCGTGACGATCACCCAGTACCTGCGACCGTCGGTGCGTCATCACCCGGTGGAGCGGTGGGTCAAGCCCGAGGAGTTCGTCGAGCTGGCCGCCTACGCCGAGGGGCTGGGATTCGCCGGGGTGCTGTCCGGACCGCTGGTGCGCTCCTCCTACCGGGCCGGCCGGCTGTATCAGCAGGCAGCGGCGGCGCACAAGCTCGCGCGGTGA
- a CDS encoding DUF4191 domain-containing protein has protein sequence MAKSRNAAQDKAAKAEAKAASKAAAKQRRAQLWQAFQMQRKEDKRLLPYMIGAFVLIVAASVAAGVLAGGITLYLLIVLGVVLGALVAFIIFGRRAQKSVFRKAEGQTGAAAWALDNLRGKWRVTPGVAATGHFDAVHRVIGRPGVIFVAEGSAARVRPLLAQEKKRTARLIGDVPIYDVIVGNGEGEVPLAKLERHLTKLPANITVKQMDSLESKLVALGSRMGPAAMPKGPLPAQAKMKGVQRTVRRR, from the coding sequence ATGGCGAAATCCCGCAACGCTGCCCAGGACAAGGCAGCCAAGGCCGAGGCGAAGGCTGCCAGCAAGGCCGCAGCCAAGCAGCGCCGCGCCCAGTTGTGGCAGGCGTTCCAAATGCAGCGCAAGGAAGACAAGCGACTGCTCCCCTACATGATCGGCGCGTTCGTGCTGATCGTGGCCGCGTCGGTGGCCGCCGGCGTGCTGGCCGGCGGGATCACGCTGTACCTGCTGATCGTGCTCGGCGTCGTGCTGGGCGCCCTGGTGGCGTTCATCATCTTCGGACGGCGCGCGCAGAAGTCGGTGTTCCGCAAGGCCGAGGGGCAGACCGGTGCCGCGGCTTGGGCGCTGGACAATTTGCGCGGCAAGTGGCGGGTGACGCCGGGGGTTGCGGCCACCGGCCACTTCGATGCCGTGCATCGGGTGATCGGCAGGCCGGGCGTGATCTTCGTGGCCGAGGGCTCCGCGGCCCGGGTCCGGCCGCTGCTGGCGCAGGAGAAGAAGCGCACCGCGCGACTGATCGGCGACGTCCCGATCTACGACGTGATCGTCGGCAACGGCGAGGGCGAGGTGCCGCTGGCGAAGCTGGAGCGTCACCTGACCAAGCTGCCTGCCAACATCACCGTCAAGCAGATGGACTCACTGGAGTCCAAGCTCGTCGCCCTGGGTTCTCGGATGGGTCCGGCCGCCATGCCCAAGGGCCCGCTGCCCGCCCAGGCCAAGATGAAGGGCGTGCAACGCACCGTCCGCAGGCGTTGA